The Candidatus Terasakiella magnetica genome has a segment encoding these proteins:
- a CDS encoding bacteriohemerythrin — translation MIKIEWDDYLATGIDVIDMDHKILLGLINQVFDVGVEKDDAKLTLILESLADYVDEHFKREEILMQICGYKNLEEHKEKHRKITETVQGLFKIYQTNPALVNIDGFQTFLADWLPTHILNEDHGYKDTLLANRDLIEMVKDRI, via the coding sequence ATGATAAAAATCGAATGGGATGACTATCTGGCAACGGGCATTGATGTCATTGATATGGACCACAAAATTTTGCTTGGCTTGATTAATCAGGTGTTTGATGTTGGCGTTGAAAAAGATGATGCCAAGCTGACACTTATTCTTGAAAGTTTGGCGGATTATGTGGATGAACATTTCAAACGTGAAGAAATTTTGATGCAAATCTGTGGTTATAAAAATTTAGAAGAACATAAAGAAAAACACCGCAAGATTACAGAAACGGTTCAGGGGCTGTTTAAAATCTATCAAACCAATCCTGCACTGGTAAATATTGATGGATTTCAGACTTTTTTAGCAGATTGGTTACCAACCCATATTTTAAATGAAGACCATGGGTATAAAGATACATTGCTTGCAAACCGTGACCTGATTGAGATGGTGAAGGATCGCATTTAA
- a CDS encoding EAL domain-containing protein: MTLKPDDFISFVKEKAQSEGSDAVAQMYAINLEYAVKLMGKDWSKVHRKAMFIAETIIKGNLSLDDQVMRYEDGMSFVILFATLNAQQAEVKLELITEQIGKKILGKDYTVNGKSGIQSGAINMEDLVGYSEAAKKKAAKPTVRLHADKPKDSTQKILDTIDIVFFPIWDTKNEIVVGYRVKPKRVYLKNTLWGDQVLMGGSEDPLWSDLKPKVIKKTYEQIQQNFCPKTAYMVGLNVASFFNKNFVTALVQSVKQSPLSKTTIGFELQGLDQDFSPKMVDYAIEVLSKLGSHVTVIAGPDNDFSAICDRHKIKYHGLHLHRLLDSQLGRKYAYRTCSLFARQCNEAETRSFIWGVDRIDDLNMALQAGFRYISGRAVKWETDAPLKAYALTKKDVLMDTSF, encoded by the coding sequence ATGACTTTGAAGCCGGATGACTTTATCAGTTTTGTAAAAGAAAAAGCCCAAAGTGAGGGTTCAGACGCTGTTGCACAGATGTATGCCATTAACTTGGAATATGCTGTGAAACTTATGGGCAAAGACTGGTCCAAAGTACACAGAAAGGCCATGTTTATTGCAGAGACAATCATCAAGGGTAACTTATCTCTTGATGATCAGGTCATGCGTTATGAAGATGGTATGTCTTTTGTTATTCTTTTTGCGACACTTAATGCACAGCAGGCTGAAGTTAAGCTGGAACTGATTACCGAGCAAATCGGTAAAAAGATTCTGGGTAAAGATTATACGGTTAACGGTAAAAGTGGTATCCAATCCGGTGCCATTAACATGGAAGACCTAGTTGGCTATAGTGAGGCAGCCAAGAAGAAAGCGGCAAAACCAACGGTGCGGCTTCATGCCGATAAGCCCAAGGACAGTACGCAAAAAATCCTTGATACGATTGATATCGTTTTTTTCCCGATTTGGGATACGAAAAATGAAATCGTTGTGGGCTATCGAGTAAAGCCCAAGCGCGTATATCTAAAAAATACCCTTTGGGGGGATCAGGTTTTGATGGGGGGGAGTGAAGACCCCTTATGGTCTGATCTTAAGCCCAAAGTTATTAAAAAAACCTATGAGCAAATTCAGCAGAATTTTTGCCCTAAAACTGCCTATATGGTGGGGCTGAATGTAGCTTCTTTCTTTAATAAAAACTTTGTGACGGCTCTCGTTCAATCTGTAAAACAATCACCCTTATCAAAAACCACAATTGGTTTTGAACTACAGGGCCTTGATCAGGATTTTAGCCCGAAGATGGTTGATTATGCCATTGAGGTTTTGAGCAAGCTCGGCAGCCATGTGACTGTCATTGCCGGGCCGGATAATGATTTTTCCGCCATTTGTGATCGTCATAAAATAAAATATCATGGGTTACATTTACATCGTTTGCTGGATTCTCAGCTGGGGCGTAAATATGCTTACCGCACTTGTTCACTTTTTGCCCGTCAATGTAATGAAGCGGAGACACGTTCTTTCATTTGGGGAGTAGACCGTATTGATGATCTTAATATGGCGTTGCAAGCGGGCTTTCGATATATCAGCGGGCGCGCGGTGAAGTGGGAAACAGATGCACCGCTTAAAGCCTATGCTCTTACGAAAAAAGACGTGTTAATGGATACGTCTTTTTAA
- the fabF gene encoding beta-ketoacyl-ACP synthase II — protein MRRVVVTGLGMVSPLANGVKPTWEKLLNAESGINKIESFNVEDIPAKIAGQVPLGEGEGLFNSEDYVSKKERRRMDDFIVYGLAAAIEAVEDSGCQSDDEEEQFRTGVMIGSGIGGLPEISRGAVTVETNSVRRLSPFFIPASLINLVSGHVSIKYGFKGPNHAVVTACATGAHAIGDAARIIALDDADVMVAGGAEAACCRLGMAGFAQAKALSTSYNDDPTAGSRPWDEGRDGFVMGEGAGVVVLEEYEHAKKRGAKIYGEVIGYGMSGDAYHITAPAADGNGGFRAMQASIKRAGINVDEIDYINAHGTSTPLGDEIEHGAVKRLLGEHYKKPTMSSTKSAIGHLLGAAGAVEAIFSLLSIQNNVVPPTLNLNNPSDGCDMDLAPLQAKEREVNIALSNSFGFGGTNASLVFKSVD, from the coding sequence ATGAGACGTGTAGTCGTTACTGGCCTTGGTATGGTTTCCCCGTTAGCAAACGGTGTTAAACCAACTTGGGAAAAACTTTTGAACGCCGAATCCGGCATCAATAAAATCGAATCTTTCAATGTTGAAGATATTCCTGCAAAAATCGCTGGTCAGGTGCCGCTTGGCGAAGGCGAGGGATTGTTTAATTCCGAGGATTATGTATCTAAAAAAGAGCGCCGCCGTATGGACGATTTTATCGTTTACGGTTTGGCAGCTGCCATTGAAGCGGTTGAAGATTCTGGTTGTCAAAGCGATGATGAAGAAGAGCAATTTCGCACTGGTGTCATGATCGGTTCCGGTATTGGTGGTCTTCCTGAGATTTCCAGAGGGGCTGTGACAGTTGAAACCAATTCAGTTCGTCGCCTTTCTCCTTTCTTCATTCCGGCAAGTTTGATCAACTTGGTTTCTGGTCATGTATCTATCAAATACGGTTTTAAAGGCCCGAACCACGCCGTGGTTACAGCCTGTGCAACCGGTGCGCACGCCATTGGTGATGCAGCACGTATCATCGCCCTTGATGATGCTGATGTGATGGTTGCTGGTGGTGCAGAAGCGGCATGTTGTCGCCTTGGCATGGCGGGTTTTGCCCAAGCTAAAGCCTTGTCCACATCCTATAACGATGACCCAACTGCGGGTTCGCGCCCATGGGATGAAGGTCGTGATGGTTTTGTTATGGGTGAAGGCGCTGGTGTGGTTGTTCTTGAAGAATATGAGCATGCCAAAAAACGTGGCGCAAAAATCTATGGTGAAGTGATTGGTTACGGCATGTCCGGTGATGCCTATCACATTACAGCACCTGCTGCTGATGGTAACGGTGGTTTCCGCGCGATGCAGGCCTCCATTAAACGCGCAGGCATCAATGTTGATGAGATCGATTACATCAACGCCCATGGTACATCTACACCACTTGGTGATGAGATCGAACATGGTGCAGTGAAACGCCTGCTGGGTGAACATTATAAGAAGCCGACCATGTCTTCGACAAAATCAGCCATTGGTCACCTGTTGGGTGCGGCTGGTGCGGTTGAAGCCATCTTCTCGCTTCTCTCCATCCAGAACAATGTTGTTCCCCCAACTTTGAACTTGAACAACCCGTCTGACGGCTGTGATATGGACCTTGCGCCATTGCAGGCGAAAGAGCGTGAAGTGAATATTGCCTTGTCCAACTCGTTTGGGTTTGGCGGTACGAACGCTTCTTTGGTTTTCAAGTCTGTTGACTAA
- the gmk gene encoding guanylate kinase, whose amino-acid sequence MMTNIDSNIARRGLLLVLTAPSGCGKSTITRAIMEEDPSIMVSVSATTRSPRPGEVEGEHYYFMSAEDFKGKVDQKEFLEWAEVFGKFYGTPKEPVEQALSAGKDVFFDIDWQGAEQLQNNAAEDLVWICILPPTKQSLEDRLRARGQDSEETIAKRMLEAQSESSHWVDADYVVVNDDLEKATNQIKAILQAERLKRVRRTGLADFVKTM is encoded by the coding sequence ATGATGACTAACATAGATAGTAATATTGCCCGCCGTGGCCTCCTCTTGGTTTTAACTGCACCCAGTGGCTGTGGCAAAAGCACCATCACCCGTGCCATCATGGAAGAAGACCCATCAATTATGGTGTCTGTTTCTGCCACCACCCGCAGCCCACGCCCGGGTGAAGTTGAAGGCGAGCATTATTACTTCATGAGTGCAGAAGACTTTAAAGGCAAGGTGGACCAAAAAGAATTCCTTGAATGGGCCGAAGTGTTTGGCAAATTTTACGGCACACCAAAAGAACCTGTGGAACAGGCTTTAAGTGCGGGTAAGGATGTTTTCTTTGATATTGATTGGCAGGGTGCTGAACAGTTGCAAAATAATGCCGCTGAGGATCTTGTGTGGATTTGCATTTTACCCCCGACTAAGCAGTCTTTAGAAGACCGTTTGCGCGCACGTGGGCAAGACAGCGAAGAAACAATTGCCAAGCGTATGCTTGAAGCGCAAAGTGAATCTAGCCATTGGGTGGATGCCGATTATGTGGTGGTCAATGATGATCTGGAAAAAGCCACCAATCAGATCAAAGCTATTTTACAGGCAGAGCGCCTTAAGCGCGTGCGCCGCACAGGGCTTGCTGATTTTGTAAAAACAATGTGA
- a CDS encoding cereblon family protein: MPLDAQKDLSDKDELLLGKEKLFCASCGHWVTTNELKVSIKEAHDHTVFNPAGIVFNIGCFRDAPGCWATGTPSSDFSWFSGYHWRMALCEGCGKHMGWLFTGGEPFPAFYGLILKYLSETSNNDTKS, encoded by the coding sequence ATGCCTTTGGACGCTCAAAAAGACTTAAGCGATAAAGACGAGCTTCTACTTGGTAAAGAAAAGCTCTTTTGTGCATCTTGTGGTCATTGGGTTACGACAAACGAGCTTAAAGTCTCCATTAAAGAAGCCCACGATCACACTGTCTTTAACCCCGCTGGCATTGTTTTCAACATTGGGTGTTTCAGGGATGCCCCGGGATGTTGGGCCACGGGAACGCCCAGTTCTGACTTTTCATGGTTTTCAGGATATCACTGGCGCATGGCACTTTGTGAGGGGTGTGGCAAGCATATGGGCTGGCTATTTACAGGCGGTGAGCCGTTTCCGGCCTTTTACGGGTTAATACTTAAGTATCTGTCAGAAACATCCAATAACGATACCAAAAGCTAA
- a CDS encoding SDR family NAD(P)-dependent oxidoreductase — MSMKHILITGASSGIGQALALEYAAPGVCLSLSARNKARLHEVAQKCRDKGAEVDEQIIDVMDRGAMTQWLITRDEHREIDLIIANAGISGGSSGVENWEESTRDIFAVNLAGTLNTILPIIPLMINRGRGQVALMSSLAGFRGLASSPAYSASKVAVKAYGEALRMRYQHNGLKVNVICPGFVKSRITAQNTFKMPLLMEGPKAARIIKNGLLKNKAVIAFPWPMALAARLFALMPLAIVERITKIMPSKE; from the coding sequence ATGTCCATGAAACATATATTGATCACAGGTGCCTCCAGCGGCATTGGGCAAGCCCTTGCACTGGAATATGCCGCCCCCGGCGTCTGCCTGTCCTTAAGCGCACGCAACAAAGCCCGCTTACATGAAGTTGCCCAGAAATGCCGCGATAAGGGCGCTGAAGTTGATGAGCAAATCATTGATGTGATGGATCGAGGTGCCATGACACAATGGTTGATCACACGCGATGAACATAGGGAAATTGACCTGATCATTGCCAATGCAGGTATTTCTGGTGGCTCCAGCGGTGTTGAAAACTGGGAAGAATCCACACGGGATATATTTGCGGTTAATTTGGCAGGCACGCTTAACACCATCTTACCTATTATCCCTTTGATGATTAATCGCGGGCGCGGTCAAGTCGCTTTAATGAGCTCACTCGCCGGGTTTCGCGGGCTTGCCAGCTCCCCTGCCTATAGTGCTTCAAAAGTGGCGGTTAAAGCTTATGGCGAGGCGTTGCGCATGCGCTATCAACATAACGGGCTGAAGGTCAATGTCATTTGCCCGGGTTTTGTAAAAAGCCGCATTACCGCACAAAATACTTTCAAGATGCCCCTTTTGATGGAAGGCCCAAAGGCCGCACGCATCATTAAAAACGGCCTTTTAAAAAATAAAGCGGTCATTGCTTTTCCGTGGCCCATGGCCTTGGCTGCACGGCTTTTTGCCCTCATGCCTTTAGCGATTGTGGAGCGGATCACCAAGATCATGCCCTCAAAGGAATAA
- a CDS encoding YicC/YloC family endoribonuclease gives MSIKSMTGFARSSGNCGNYSWTWEVRSVNGKGLDIRMRIPSGYDALDVPARAAISKNFKRGNISLSLNVSHNQEQSGYRVNQELLKQLVDVMKTVQADVPGVAAPSVDGLMGLRGVIEPVEEGESEEEKEAAHKEILANLNEAITDMSANRASEGKRMDEVLSGHIKVIEDLCVKASDCAATQPEAIRARLMRQLKSVMEDLPELDEERISQEAAVLMTKADVREELDRLRAHIEGARDLLEAGSPCGRKLDFLCQEFNREANTLCSKAQDVELTRIGLDLKTVIEQFREQVQNIE, from the coding sequence GTGAGCATCAAGTCAATGACAGGCTTTGCCCGTTCCAGTGGCAATTGCGGCAATTATAGCTGGACCTGGGAAGTGCGAAGCGTAAATGGCAAAGGCCTTGATATTCGCATGCGTATTCCATCGGGCTATGATGCATTGGATGTTCCCGCGCGCGCTGCGATTTCTAAAAACTTTAAACGCGGCAATATCTCCCTAAGCTTGAATGTTAGTCATAATCAAGAACAGTCGGGCTATCGGGTTAATCAAGAACTGCTTAAGCAACTGGTTGACGTGATGAAGACTGTCCAAGCCGATGTGCCCGGCGTGGCAGCGCCAAGTGTGGATGGTTTAATGGGGCTGCGGGGCGTGATTGAACCTGTGGAAGAAGGCGAAAGCGAAGAAGAAAAAGAAGCCGCCCATAAGGAAATTCTTGCCAACCTGAATGAAGCCATTACCGATATGTCAGCCAATCGCGCTTCAGAAGGCAAGCGCATGGATGAGGTGCTCAGTGGGCATATCAAGGTGATTGAAGATTTATGTGTTAAGGCTTCAGACTGTGCAGCGACACAACCCGAAGCCATTCGCGCAAGGTTGATGCGCCAGTTAAAATCAGTCATGGAAGATTTACCTGAACTGGATGAAGAACGCATTTCACAAGAAGCCGCCGTTTTGATGACGAAGGCCGATGTGCGTGAAGAACTTGATCGCCTGCGTGCCCATATTGAAGGCGCGCGTGATCTGCTTGAGGCAGGCAGCCCGTGTGGGCGCAAGCTTGATTTCCTCTGTCAGGAATTTAACCGAGAAGCCAATACGCTGTGTTCAAAAGCGCAGGATGTGGAGCTGACCCGTATCGGTCTGGATTTAAAAACCGTGATTGAACAGTTTCGTGAGCAAGTTCAAAATATTGAATAA
- a CDS encoding M1 family metallopeptidase produces MKQLIFLLALLLISFAPSAHAVVHMDLQVKINMAERKLEISGTASKPVTLPVINKKETEFSYVWFLPEAQNVQDWSHGNFASKTDLYLPSGWHPETDELVTFNVQVLAPLVTILPGAIEQESQTEDTYQARFIMDRPTEGIPLFAGPYKISQLTYKETRLRTYFYEGMEKLAQGYLERTAKYLNRFEQQIGLYPFAEFNIIAAPIPAGYGFAGLTYMGARVLHLPFIKETSLGHEILHNYWGNGVFPDYEKGNWAEGLTTYMADYMTAEMVSKEKAKDMRLSWLRDYNALPSELDTPVTDFVSKHSKASQVIGYHKVAFIFHMLRNILGDQTFFDALRALWKDKAFQTASWQDLEDYFSKAAKRDLSFYFKQWVYQAGAPEFKNISARAQRQKGMGWDVTARVMQAKPFYETYLPVAVGTGDAVLDKMLYVRGRLTPAKLNMEQRPFAISLDPDFEVFRKLGANEAPPILRDVMLAKNVQLIVASDDKNLDPIATQLARRLNEGQIKVASTPNQDAFILIGTHEEVAHKLSAMRLPPAPLSVKEGVTALVWADKTNPTTPYMVVSVKDTASLQALLRPLPHYGKRSQLMLDGRKAVFKSNGQTRPISVPVH; encoded by the coding sequence ATGAAACAGCTTATCTTTCTTCTCGCCCTTTTGCTCATCAGTTTTGCTCCCTCAGCCCATGCTGTTGTCCATATGGATTTACAGGTCAAAATCAATATGGCAGAGCGCAAGCTTGAAATTAGTGGCACAGCCAGCAAGCCCGTCACCCTGCCTGTGATCAACAAGAAAGAAACTGAATTTTCTTATGTGTGGTTTTTGCCCGAAGCGCAAAATGTACAAGATTGGTCGCACGGGAATTTTGCTTCTAAAACAGACTTGTATCTACCCTCCGGCTGGCACCCTGAAACCGATGAGCTGGTAACTTTTAATGTACAGGTTTTAGCCCCCCTTGTTACCATATTACCCGGTGCAATTGAGCAAGAAAGCCAGACTGAGGATACCTATCAAGCACGTTTCATAATGGATCGCCCCACAGAGGGTATTCCACTTTTTGCCGGGCCGTATAAAATCTCTCAGCTGACATATAAAGAGACCCGCCTGCGTACCTATTTTTATGAGGGTATGGAAAAGCTTGCCCAAGGCTATCTGGAGCGCACAGCAAAATATCTCAATCGTTTTGAACAGCAAATCGGCCTCTATCCTTTTGCTGAATTCAATATTATCGCCGCGCCCATTCCCGCAGGTTACGGTTTCGCCGGGCTGACTTATATGGGTGCGCGGGTGTTACATCTGCCCTTTATTAAAGAGACCTCTTTAGGCCATGAAATCTTGCATAACTATTGGGGCAATGGCGTCTTTCCCGATTATGAAAAAGGCAATTGGGCCGAAGGGCTGACCACCTATATGGCGGATTATATGACAGCAGAAATGGTCTCTAAGGAAAAAGCCAAAGACATGCGCCTATCATGGCTGCGCGATTATAATGCCTTGCCTAGCGAACTTGATACGCCCGTCACTGATTTCGTTTCAAAACATAGTAAAGCCTCCCAAGTGATTGGCTATCATAAGGTGGCTTTTATCTTTCATATGTTGCGTAACATATTAGGAGATCAGACCTTCTTTGACGCGCTTCGCGCTTTGTGGAAAGATAAAGCTTTTCAAACAGCTTCTTGGCAGGATTTAGAAGACTATTTTAGCAAAGCAGCCAAGCGAGACCTGTCGTTTTATTTTAAACAATGGGTCTATCAGGCAGGCGCACCTGAGTTTAAAAATATCTCAGCGCGCGCCCAACGCCAAAAAGGCATGGGCTGGGATGTTACTGCGCGCGTGATGCAGGCCAAGCCGTTTTATGAAACCTACCTGCCTGTTGCTGTGGGTACAGGCGATGCGGTGCTGGATAAAATGCTCTATGTCAGGGGCCGCTTAACCCCAGCTAAACTGAATATGGAACAGCGCCCCTTTGCCATCAGCCTTGACCCTGATTTTGAGGTATTTAGAAAGCTTGGTGCCAACGAGGCCCCGCCAATTTTGCGCGATGTGATGCTGGCAAAAAATGTGCAGCTGATTGTTGCCAGTGATGATAAAAACCTAGACCCGATCGCCACACAATTGGCACGCCGCCTCAATGAGGGGCAAATCAAGGTTGCTTCAACGCCCAATCAGGACGCCTTTATCCTAATCGGCACCCATGAAGAGGTTGCGCACAAGCTTAGTGCCATGCGCCTCCCGCCTGCTCCCTTAAGCGTCAAAGAGGGGGTTACGGCACTGGTTTGGGCTGATAAAACAAACCCAACAACGCCCTATATGGTGGTCTCTGTTAAAGATACAGCAAGCTTACAAGCCCTGCTGCGTCCCCTGCCCCATTATGGCAAGCGCAGCCAGTTGATGCTTGACGGGCGCAAGGCCGTATTTAAATCAAATGGGCAAACCCGCCCCATCTCTGTACCGGTGCATTGA
- a CDS encoding copper chaperone PCu(A)C: protein MMKHFALAGAILMGLSTPSFAADISVEGVWARASAGMARAGAAFMTIKNTGMADKLVSAKANISNTTELHTHLHENGVMKMRQVKNIAVDKGMTMLKPGGDHVMFMGLNEALKEGETFPLTLVFEKAGEMNVTVNVKKVGAMGMSHGKMKHDMEKKAHDMMKKY from the coding sequence ATGATGAAACATTTTGCTTTGGCTGGTGCCATTTTGATGGGTCTAAGCACACCGTCATTTGCCGCTGACATTTCTGTTGAAGGCGTGTGGGCACGTGCTTCTGCAGGTATGGCACGTGCAGGTGCGGCCTTTATGACCATCAAAAACACAGGTATGGCTGACAAGCTTGTTTCTGCAAAAGCAAACATTTCCAACACGACTGAATTACATACACATCTTCACGAAAACGGCGTTATGAAAATGCGTCAGGTCAAAAACATTGCGGTTGATAAAGGCATGACCATGCTGAAACCCGGTGGCGACCACGTGATGTTCATGGGATTGAACGAAGCCTTAAAAGAAGGTGAGACATTCCCGCTGACACTGGTTTTTGAAAAAGCTGGTGAAATGAACGTGACTGTGAATGTGAAAAAAGTCGGTGCCATGGGTATGTCCCACGGCAAAATGAAGCATGACATGGAAAAGAAAGCCCATGACATGATGAAAAAATATTAA
- the mltG gene encoding endolytic transglycosylase MltG produces MSETEKPQPQGKKNKPKSSVKKLSAFLVAFVVIVVFAASAFSFWLAKSFTRSWVLEEDKVVEIPVGSGVSKIADILTREGIINNPLAFRIVLRFNKIDTGLKAGEYLFPARVTPKKVAQILQDGKSILHRVTFAEGLTSVEMVALLNGELGMEGIVMQTPPEGSLLPETYSFSKGLKREKMLSQMQGAMDKTLSELWQKRQDGLPLKSKQEALVLASIVEKETGISSERGKVAGVFINRLKKRMRLQTDPTVVYGITLGQEPLGRPLSKKDLKTPTPYNTYTNYGLPPTPITNPGRAAIEAVLNPSKTDALYFVADGSGGHAFAKTLREHNRNVSHWRKIERSRK; encoded by the coding sequence ATGAGCGAGACTGAAAAGCCTCAGCCACAAGGTAAAAAGAATAAGCCGAAATCTTCTGTGAAGAAGCTTTCGGCTTTTCTTGTGGCATTCGTTGTAATTGTTGTTTTTGCAGCAAGTGCATTTTCATTCTGGCTTGCCAAGAGTTTTACCCGTTCATGGGTGTTAGAAGAAGATAAGGTTGTTGAAATCCCCGTGGGCAGCGGGGTGTCAAAAATTGCTGATATCCTGACCCGTGAAGGGATCATCAACAACCCGCTGGCGTTTCGTATCGTGCTGCGGTTTAATAAAATTGATACGGGACTTAAGGCAGGGGAATATCTGTTTCCTGCGCGTGTGACGCCCAAAAAAGTCGCACAAATTTTACAAGATGGTAAATCAATCCTCCATCGTGTGACCTTTGCTGAAGGGCTAACCTCCGTTGAGATGGTCGCCTTGTTAAATGGGGAGCTGGGCATGGAGGGGATTGTTATGCAGACCCCGCCAGAGGGTAGTTTGTTGCCGGAAACCTATAGTTTCTCCAAAGGTCTAAAGCGTGAGAAAATGCTTTCTCAAATGCAAGGCGCAATGGATAAAACCCTGTCTGAGCTTTGGCAGAAAAGGCAAGACGGTTTGCCTTTAAAATCCAAGCAGGAAGCCTTGGTTCTTGCCTCTATTGTTGAAAAAGAAACAGGTATCAGTTCTGAGCGTGGAAAAGTTGCCGGTGTCTTTATTAACCGTTTGAAAAAACGCATGCGCCTGCAAACAGACCCAACCGTGGTCTATGGCATTACATTGGGCCAAGAACCATTGGGGCGCCCGTTATCGAAAAAAGACCTCAAAACACCAACACCTTATAACACTTATACAAACTACGGTTTGCCACCCACACCCATTACCAACCCGGGTCGTGCGGCGATTGAAGCAGTGTTAAATCCGTCTAAAACAGATGCCTTGTATTTTGTTGCCGATGGGTCAGGTGGGCATGCCTTTGCCAAAACCTTGCGTGAGCATAACCGCAATGTCAGCCATTGGCGTAAAATTGAGCGTTCTCGCAAGTAA
- a CDS encoding ChaN family lipoprotein, whose amino-acid sequence MSLKKNFLLNLGLSFLLSSQALGLPIEPKEQEADVSCIQRAQWISPKTLKPLDNQSLLKKAAKEKVVLLGEQHPDAVHHRWQLQTITQLYAHNPNIIIGFEMFPRRIQPVLDAWVRGELSEREFLEKSDWNEVWKHDADIYMPLFRFARMNRLPIVALNVEMGLIGKISQKGWDGIDEEMREGVKTPRSAHPDYIKSLKEIFSHHSHVHEDEKKDDEKSKARFKRFVDAQLTWDGAMAQALAHVQKLGGDPLMVGIMGSGHLANRYGVPHQLEGLGLSSTVLLPWTLSWDCKDLSPTYADAIFGLEEMEAKPMGHKPMLGVRIDESEDGSGVRVDQVIEESVAEDAGLEEGDIITMAAGVKTLEVKRLISIIQRQAPGTWLPLSIMRDGDLIEIIAKFPKSPH is encoded by the coding sequence ATGTCCTTGAAAAAAAACTTTCTTCTTAACCTCGGTCTTTCCTTTCTTTTATCAAGCCAAGCCCTTGGCCTGCCTATTGAGCCTAAAGAACAAGAAGCCGATGTAAGCTGCATTCAACGCGCACAATGGATTTCACCCAAAACCCTAAAGCCGCTTGATAACCAAAGCCTGCTTAAAAAGGCCGCTAAGGAAAAAGTCGTTTTATTGGGGGAGCAGCACCCGGATGCGGTCCATCACCGTTGGCAGCTCCAGACCATCACCCAGCTTTATGCCCATAACCCCAATATCATCATTGGCTTTGAAATGTTTCCCCGTCGCATTCAACCTGTTTTGGATGCCTGGGTGCGTGGTGAGCTTAGCGAGCGGGAGTTTCTGGAAAAAAGCGATTGGAATGAGGTGTGGAAACATGATGCCGATATCTATATGCCGCTGTTTCGCTTTGCCCGCATGAACCGCCTGCCCATTGTAGCCCTAAATGTGGAAATGGGATTAATAGGCAAAATCTCGCAAAAAGGTTGGGACGGTATTGATGAAGAAATGCGCGAAGGTGTTAAAACGCCGCGTAGCGCCCATCCTGATTACATCAAATCCTTAAAAGAAATCTTTTCCCATCACAGCCATGTCCATGAAGATGAGAAAAAGGATGATGAAAAATCAAAAGCGCGTTTTAAACGTTTTGTGGACGCACAGCTAACGTGGGATGGCGCGATGGCCCAAGCCTTGGCCCATGTACAAAAACTTGGGGGTGACCCGCTGATGGTTGGCATTATGGGCAGTGGGCATCTGGCAAACCGTTATGGGGTGCCCCATCAGCTTGAAGGATTGGGATTAAGCTCCACCGTTTTGCTCCCTTGGACATTGAGCTGGGATTGTAAAGACCTCTCACCCACTTACGCAGATGCCATTTTCGGCCTTGAAGAGATGGAAGCCAAGCCCATGGGCCATAAACCTATGCTCGGCGTGCGCATAGATGAAAGCGAAGATGGCTCAGGTGTACGGGTTGATCAGGTAATCGAAGAATCGGTGGCTGAAGATGCAGGCCTTGAAGAGGGCGATATCATCACCATGGCCGCAGGCGTGAAAACCCTTGAGGTCAAAAGACTTATCAGTATCATTCAACGCCAAGCCCCCGGCACATGGTTGCCCCTATCAATTATGCGCGATGGTGATCTAATTGAGATCATTGCCAAATTCCCTAAATCACCGCATTGA